Sequence from the Peromyscus eremicus chromosome 4, PerEre_H2_v1, whole genome shotgun sequence genome:
tctctctctctctctctctctgtctctctctctctctccctctccctctctcgctctcgctctctctctgtctctctctctgtctctctctgtctctgtctctctctctctctctctctctctctctgtcttctttttctctttcttcagactgggactcactatgtagccctagctcatctgaaacttgctttgtagtccaggccagcctcagatatatgcctgtctctgtctctagagtgctggtactaaagtcatgcaccactgtGTATGGCCTTGAAGTATGCATTTCCATCAAACTTTGGGGCAGGTGCTCTTGGTCTGTAGTCACATTTTGATGAATAAAAGCTCCATGCTCAGAAGGGATCAGCATGAGAGGGGATGAGAACTGGCCTGATGTGCATATTCCAAACTTGGATCCAGATATTACTAAACATGTATACAAGTACCGTGCCTGGAAATACTGGTAACACTTAAAACATGTAGCATTTATGAAACACATCCAGACAACTGTCTTCCTCACTTCAATTCATTATGCAGGCAGATGCCAAACTAAGATCACCATGGACCTGGTAGGCAAGGTGACTGCCTGTGCTGCAGTTGGCATCCTAGTCCTGAAGCATGGCCTGGTCTGGCGTCTTGGGAAAGCTACTTAGGTGTATCTCAGGACCATTGCTTGGGGACTCTTGGAAGAGTTGACTGTGGAGGTTTGTGTAAGGATTAAACATATACAGGACTCCTAACACCCTGTGTCATGGAGCAGAAATAGCCCTAACCACCAAAATGTCATATATACCCAATGTTTATGTTCTATTGGGCACACTAAAAGTTATACCAAAGTGGGGAGCACTGTCATTCATTATTTCAGAGAGGGAGGAATCAAGGACGAAAAGGTGATGTCACATAGGGCTAAGCCACCACACATGAACTCAGCCACCTCCAGCTTGCAGAGAGGACGACAAAGCGCTGCTTCCcgctgcccctccccccatgatCGTGAGTTTGGGAAGCTGTAGAGAGTAGAAGATCCCACAAGGCCTCTCCTAGGCATAGGGTCAGGATAACTGGATTGTAGTGGACAGCGGGAAGGAGAGCCCTTTCACCTGATCTGAAAATGGTGTCCCAGGCCAGAGTGTGCGCCTGCCACACTTTGGTGTTGAGGTTCTTGTGCAGCTCCACGGGGGTCACCATCATCTTTCCAAATGTGTTCATCatctggaagaaacagaagaactTGGACCCTGGATTTTTCTCTCTAAGCCAGTGTTCTCTTGGAGGGGGAGGAGCCTAAACCAGACCACTCCTGCATCTCCAAAGTGTGGGATTCAAACGCCCACCAGCTCTCTTAGTCATCTCAAAGATagctttgttttctgtatttaataAAAAGTATTGGTCTCAtgacccttcacacacacacacacacacacacacacacacacacacacacacacacggttatattggggatcaaactcggggccTTGTGGTTACTAAAAAAGCATCCACTGTAGAGCTACTCTGTAtccattttgttgtattttttattttgagacaaagtatcATTAAATTGTCTAACCTGTCCTTGCACTCACTCTAGCCCAAACCAGCTTAAAACTTGTAATTATCCTGCCTCAGCACCTCCACCACGCAGCTGGTATGACAGGCTGGTACCACCAGTCCCAGTTTTTAATGGTCTAattgtaaaggaagaagaaagaacagaaaaactaTAATTTACCTATTGACTCTAGTTTCTGATGCCACATAACCTTAGTTAATCCCAAATCAATTACACTGTATCTATGATATCTCAAATTACTTAAACCATTCAAAACTGTAAAATCTGAACCATTCAGAAACTTTAAAAGATATCTTTTAACCAACTGACCATTAATTGAGATACCTTAAGTACATTTAGAATAATTTTCTGTAGTAAAGTAACTTGGCCTAAACTGATAAATAATGGGCTTTGTTATGTTTGTGATtggtacacatgtatatatagatatcAAAGTAAATGAATTAACTATTCAAATACATAAGTGTGTATACTCCTCCTTGGGAGACATGGAGACAACCTTTGTTAAGCTGTCCTGAGGGACTGCTTACCGTCTTGATGGCCGTAATGAAGGTCAGAGCTTCTTCCTCTGCGTCCTTCTGAAGGAGCCCAAATCTCTTCTCATATAACACAAGGCAGATACCTGTCATTGAAAATAATCACTGCTATTATTCAGTTGTAGCCAGAGTCTGTGATTAGCTGACTATTAAAGACCGAGCTCTGTGTCTCATGACATTGTGGTCTCTTctagaatgaaaacaaaatttcagaGTGAGAGCTGAGGGCAGGGacactctcttttctctccagaTGTCATTTCCGGGAGAAATGACCCATGAGCTTTCCATCCTCCTGGTGAGAGACACACTGTTGACATTAGTCACAGGGAGGTGAGGACAGAGGTGTCTCCCTGGGTCAGATGTCTGTGCTGCTGTCACTCAGCCGTGGTGTTGGAGTAGTCATTGGCTTCTATTGCCAAACACGGGATGTTGAAAGCCACCATGAGAAGAGGGGCAGGGAAAGGAGGAGCTAGGGGCTAAGTTCCCACTACCTGCCAGGTACTGGGCCAGCACAGGACAGGTGCTTCTCTGCTCTGTTTCCCATTTAATAATTATGTTTACGTTCAATCTACTTTCAAATAAGATTTCTTAGTCTTTGAAActttttacacagagaaaatttGAATTCTATAATATCTGCGTCCCCTCTCCTTGCCTCCCATCTTGCcataggagcactgggattagtGTTGTGTTCCTATGTCTGACTTTGTGTgagttctggagatttgaactcagagcctcacgCTTGCACGCAAACTTTCTTCCGATGAGTTTCCTCCCAgcactctctctgctttcttgaTGGAAAGGCCGCAGAAGagtccatttcctgttgtctctgtgcagaggcaaggggaggggcaGCTGCTCTTGTTTTGCCTTAAGTTAACACGCTAAGAACGGACCCCACAGCCTTCACACTTGTGCCTGGCTTGGGGGTTGGCACTCCTGACTCCACTGTCTGGAACACTCATCCAAAGAGGCCTCTCTAACTTCCTCTTTACCTGACCTTCGTCTCCTTAGTGGAGAGGACTCCTCTCACCAAGGTCCATGCTTCTGATCCTTCTTAGTCTTTAAATGTCATTCTAGAATTGTAGCTTTGTGAAGCCAAATGTAAGGTCCATTTTGTTCCCCTCTGTGTTCCTAGCACctaacagtgcctggcacacagtatttgtttaataaatgtttgttggATGACTTCATAAACAACCCATATTGCAAGTTGTAACTCAAATGGGTTTGTGTGGCTTTGTCCTAGGTGGTGACAATCTATCACTATGGAAGTGTGAGCAGAGCTGCGTTTTATCCCCCGGATCTCTTGCAAACTGAAGTGGGCAAGACCATCAAGTCAACTTACTTTCAAACGACCATTTGTTCAGTTCACTGTACAAGTCTCTGATGCGGCCTCCTTCATCACACAGCTCGTCTATTCTTCCCATAAAATCCGCCAAGACCTTAAAAGGAAGCAACCAGGAAAGACAAAGCTTTATGTCACCGGAGGGACAGAGAAAGTTCAAGCTCGGGAGGATATCTCTACTCCCGGTGGTGATTGGCACTAATTACACACTGCCTTCTCCAGGTCTTGCCATTTCCTAAACTCTTCCCGTAGTCACTGAAATTCAAGTTTCAGGCTCGTCTTAAGGGTATTTCTGGAAATTGTCTTGTgttcatgtatttgtgtgtgagatatgtatgtatgtacgtttGTGTGTAGATGACATGTGCCAATGTTCTCATGTGTGGAAGGTACTGGTTGCCCTCCAtcctaatttttgagacagggtctctcactgaatcggAGTTCTGAAATTCGTCTGACCTGGGTGGCCAATGAgcttccagggatcctcctgcaaGTTCTGGACGTAGCTCCCTCAGTAGATAGCTCTGCAACTTCGGGACAGCCAGCCATACAAGGTTTCTAGCTGCCAACCTCCAAAACCAGAGCCCGAGGTGACTCAAGTGTGAAGTGTGCCTGGGGCCACACGTGGTTACAGAGTGTGTTACCTTAGCTGATCTGCACTGCTACCTCCTAAGGCAGGAGCCATTGCTCCCGTTTGCCATGTCACAGATGAGCAACAGTTTAAAGATGCTAAGTCACTTGTCCACATAACGATGACCTGCCAAGCTCTACCTGAGACAAGGGTGAGTGGTCATAAGGCCGACAGATAACACATGGGCATGTTTAGCTTGCTTATGTAATGCATTTTAAAGGTAATTTGAATTTGTTAGCTTTTAAACAAAGCCAAgggaaataagaaaggaaaaaaggaagaaagaaagaaagctgaggatGGGGTTCACCTTTaacccaagcacttgggaggctgaagcaaatggatttctatgagtttgaagcaagcctggtctacagagtaaactCCAGGCCAGCAGAAGTTTCTTTgagacttgtctcaaagaaaaaagtaaacaaacaaacaaagcaaccaAAAACAAAGAGAGTTCACATACATGTATGGATTTCCCATGACCTGTCTCATTAACATTATCCCTATTACTACCGCAAGATGACACTGGGTGTACACCCCCACATGACAGTAGCTAACTGGATCCAGAGCAGCTGTCCCCTCTAGAAAAGGCTTAACTATGTTGCTTGCTAAACGTCCTGCTTGGGGCTTGTATTACTGTGTTATATTAATTATCTGGCTCCTAGGAGTGCCTAAGCTTGCAAAACCTATGCTGTATGAGCCCATCTGGGTCCAGGTCCAACTCAAAACAACCTCCAATGTGAACAAGAGTAAAAAGAGGTCACTATACACTTAAGCCTGCCACGTGGCCCCCTGTTGGCTAAATGCTGTTAAGATCCTTTAGCACGGTATAGTCATTCTTAAGGGTAAGGTTTGCCCATTGTCCAGAATCTTTTCTGAATCATTCATCAGCATGGGATGTGAAATCTCTGGACACATCATGCCATTTCATTCCTCTACATTTTCAGAAGACTGATCTACAGGAGTGCTCCCCCTGCGCCCCTTCCCACCCCCAGATTCTTTGTCTCTGTGCACCTATTCCAACTGCGAAGGCCCCTCAAATGTTGCCACCTAGGACTTTTACAAGCATCATCTCTTAGTTCTCACGGCAACAGTGTGGATTAGGGGCTCTAAAACCTTAGGAGAATTAAATAACATGGCCGGTTCGCACCAGTAGTTGGTGGAAGGCCGTGGAACCGCAAAATCAGCTTGTAATTGATCCTTCCGTGGGGGTTAGAAGGCTTTGGAGTAGAGAAAGGAAGatgagttgggggtggggaggggtggggaagaggaTGGAGTGGAGGATGGAGGGAAACAGCAACGCCTGAATCACCCATGATGCATGATTCTTCTCTCTTTGTGCTTTAGAGCTGAGACCCAAAGCCTAATTAGCTGCTCTCTGTCCGAGGGAGCCCAAGGAAAGCTTGCCCCAGAGCGCAAACCTCATTGATCTTATTGTCCAGCTTCATGATCTCCACCGGCTTCATTAGTTTCTTTTGGAAGGCGCTTCGGACCCTCTGCcactctcttccttccctgcGGAGAAGGATTGTGTTCAGGGCGCCAGGAAAGAAGCTCCGCAGGCATTTGCGGAGCACCAGGAGTACACTAACCCTGAAGGTCGTCTgggaaattctcaggaatctTAGCATCCCGTGAATATTCGCGGCTGTCTATCACGGACAGACCGAGAGGGGCTCACAGCATCCCTCTGCTCCCTGGGAAGTTGAGGGCTGTTAGTGGTTGCTGGGGAAGGGATAGTCAGGTTTCTACAGAGGTATAGGCTCCAACGGGTTGCCAGTGCTCTACATAATCCCACCCATGTTCATGCAAGCAGCCTCAGGGAATCATAAGCGCCAACAGAAGCGACATGAAAACAGGTGGGAGTTGTTGGGACCAGGGAGAGTCTCAGCGGGAGCGGGAGTGGGAATCAAAGAGAAGACGCGGGATGAAAGCGACCAGAAATACATTCTATACACGTATGAAACTGccaaataaatgttaaaacacTTTGTTTGACATTAGGGTTAAATCTTGCCTAAACTGATACCAGGAAGGTGAAACCCAAATAAAAGGGGATGGGAGCTTTAGGTATGTCCTGGTGGGGAGGCAGGTATGTGTGCATTCCCTCACTGTATGGCTCTTTGGGGGACCCACCTCTACACTACAATTTGAGGATTGCACCGGCGCTCAGTAGAGCAAGTGCTTCTGTATTCGTTCTGTGTAAGGAAAGTCCAACCCTAGGAAACTCTAACTACCCACCTCCCTTCCCTACTGCCCTGTATGTCCTGCCCCCTACCGCCTCCACCCTGCTGAGGGCACTCACAGGATCAGCAGCCCGTAGCCCTCGTTGCGGTGGTCACGATAAGCTTTCCAGGGTTTGATCTCCAGTCTCTGAGGATATGCGCTCTCCGTGCGATATAGCGCTTCCAGCAGGCTCGGCGAGCCCAGGTGCACCGAGTCGAAGGAGCCCAGCTTCATCCGGAATATCTGGCCGTACTTCTTGTGGTACTCTGCCTGCAGAGGGGCGGGCCTAATGCCATCAGCGCGCATCCTCTGGTGCCCCGGGCGCGTCTTCCGTGAGCTGCTGCCCGGTCACCTGAGCTCCCTTCACCACCCCGACTGGAAGGAATAGGGAAGAGGAGAGTGACGAATTATTTACCAGAGTGTCATGCTGTTTCTTCAGGCCGCCTTTCCAAAGAATCTCCAGTAGACTGCCTAGCAATGGCCAGTTGGTTGGTCCAGGCAGGGAGGTGGCGTCCCGACTCTGACCACTTGTCACCAGCGGGCAGAGGGGCACCTCTTTTGGAGCGCGGGGAGTGCACGCCTTGGATGTCACGGGTTTAGGGGGCTGCCCGAGGTCGCGCAGCCGGCTCAGGAAGGCGATCAGGGAACGCCTTTTGTCAATGGGACAGCTCATGGTAGCAAGAGACACGTGGGACACGAGGAGGAGCAGGGATTGGAAGGGGTGAAGTGTTTCGAAGGTGCCGCTGGGTTCTGAAGTCTTGGCGATTTAGGGAAGAGAGGCAAACAGAACCCGCGGGTGTGGTGGAGTGGTACAGAGCAGGAGGGATTCCGAAGAGGCAGACGCCCAGGGATGCTGCAAGGTTCAGCGGCGTGGGGCGCAGGTGCCTGCCCTGAGCTAgccacaggggctggagaaaagcAGCCGAGGTTTGGTCCTCTGTGGGTCTGCAAATACGACTTCTAAGGTCTGAAGCCACAGGGTGTCAAGGAGGGTAGAAGGGATGCTCCCTGGTCTGATGTACCTCGCTGTGCCTCCTCAAGCACCTAGGCTCAGGGACCTCGTATTTATGGAGACAAGGCATGCCGGGATGACCAATGAGCACCCTGAGTAGGGCGGAGGGGGACCTGCTGGCAAAGCTGGGAGGGacgcggcgggggggggggggcgggaatgGGAAGAGGATGGAGTCAGCAAGGTGAGTGAGGGCACCCAGGCCTCGGGTGACCGATGCGCTGCTCGCCTGGCGGGCGCACCGTGGACTCCACCCCGGAGATAACCCAGGAAAGGAGCGTTGAGCCCAGGGTTCAGCGGGTGCGCAGCGAGCGCGCCTCCTTGCCCTCCTGCAGGCTGCAGCCGGCCTTGCAGCGGCCTGAAGCTGCGCTTGCACAATCGCCACGCAGGGCGGGCAAGGTCCCCGAGGACAGCCCGGAAGGCCGCCCGCGCCTGCCAAGCGAGTGGAGAGCGCGCGTCTTCCAACATCCCGGGAGACAGGTTTTCGCAGCCTGAGCTGGACTACTTTTGTACGAAAGTTGCCCTTTTGAGCTCCTGAAGGAGGAGAGGACTTGAGACTAATataggacacatcaaaagaagggCTGTGACCTTCTGACCGTGGGTCTTAAGTTAGGCAGGAAGGTCCAATGCTGTTTGCAGAATTTCTTCACCAGATTCCCAGATGCTTCAGGGTGGGTTGTTAGGGAACTGAATAAATCAATGTATGTTCTATAGGTGTGTGTCCGCAGCTGATAATTAACAAAAGATGCCAGTGGCGTTAGTTCCCCGGGAGACTGTGGAATGCACAGGAGGGCATGGATGGCTTAGTTTCCTTTGGATTGCTTTCCACACTTCCTCAAAGACTTTCCCTCTAGCAAATCGCCCACCCTGTGCAGAGCAGAGGCACCCACAGATTCCCAAGAACTCCATTCCCCCCTAAGGTCCACCGAAAGCAAGCAGAGTTATCCACGATCCTGCTTTTGTGGCTGGCTAGACTAGAATTCACTTTCCTAATTCTGGAAAGGAAATTGGTCTTTGCTGATTCAAAGTGACTCATATTGTTTCCTGCTTATCCAACGCAAAGCCACCGGcacccaggcaggaggcagaCTTCCTCCCCCTGCTTTCCAGTCACCTGACCTAAGGTTACTGTGACCCAAGCGCCAGCAAGTTTTTCCCTATGAAGTCTTCTGTAAACATCTGCTGTTGCTGAAAAATCTTTTGCAATCCGATTTGTGATTTGTGCTGCCACATTATCATTTCAAATTTGTCCTCGGAGGTCagtgttaataaaaaaaaccagCTGTTATACATATATAGTGATTTAGATATAATCTACTAGACCTGTTTACATTTTCACTGCAGTGTACATACAGCACATGCTATAAATGTACAGTCTTTTGTGTGTCCATGAAACATACAtcttatacatatatagtatatatatactatatatactatatatatatatatatgtcatgtaGTGTAGGCCATATACTGTATGAAGGTATCATCGTATGTTATACTTTTGAGAGCTTGTGACAAAATAGGAATTTTGCATCAACATATCTGTTTAAATTTCACCTCAGCTCAATGTCAAAAACACAGAAGATGAAAGCAAATACAACATCACCCGCCATGCTTGAGGAATTAAACGCCCTGCCCATTGCCATCGACGTTAGTGGCCCCAGTGGCATTCACATCCAACAGTTTCTGACCCAGCCTGACTCTTCAGCGTAGACATCCACATGCATCATCATGTCTATAGctttcctgagacagagtctcatagcctaggctggctcaCACTCTTCATTGTCCTGCTTCCATGCCAggggtgctgggatgacaggtttaTTCCACCATGCCTAGCACCACCTAGTTAATTGTGTCACTTTTTTCTTGAACATGAATATGTGAGAATATTGGAAATATTCCTTCAATGACATGTCTTTCCCAGGGAGGGTGGGATCagaatgttttcttcctttgggtATTTGGCCTAGAGTGTGGTGCAAGTGGGTTTTGTGCTGTTGGTGATTTGATGGAAAGAACATCCCTAGAGGGAGAATTTGTTTCATCCATCTCTTCTGACTGTGTCTGGATGATGTAAAGACTGATGTGTGACAATTGTCTTGTTATTTTAGCTAGTGagttattctttgtgtgtgtgtgtatgtgtgtgtgtatgtgtgtgtgtgtgtgtgtgtgtgtacacgcgcatGCGCACACTCCCTCGTGCTCAAGAAAGAGACAGGTTTCAGATGAAATAGATTTTCCTGGGAGTTGTAGCAGTCCTTTCTCCTTGggactgccagctcacaaataatgacatagaaacttattattaattatgaaagcttggccttaacttaggcttgtcccactagctcttataactttacCCATCTATTTTAACCTATTCTGTtgtgtggcttgttacctcatctctccatactgcccatgctgcttcctccacaCCCAGCTGGTGAATccacctttctttttcccagagtcctctctgtccctggaagtcctgcctgtagctcctgcctagctattgaccattcagctttttattacaccaatcacagcaaaatATTTTCAcgcagtgtacaaatattccgcatttcctcctttttgtctaaataaaaaggaaagactttaactctaatacagtaaaattgtatacaataagaacaattatcaagtaagaattacattcacaatgtccagtccatttgtatttgtaaAAATTGGAGTAAtcactctatcatctatcttattttgatgaatctaaagttttgtacttaatttactttctattataactaaggaaaactgtaactataattatctaatcttcaaccacatcagagacctgagaaggatataatactacctgagtaaacaggaagtgcagagcaagcaacttccaaaactaagaaatgacagagaaatctggctgtctggacagtcatcccaaggtttctctgtaatactggggcatccatcttcagcctacaggcctagaatatctgacagacttttctgtgaagcaggaattttgaaggactgtcctaccttgtcttggcaaagtctgGCAGTcatcttcttttgtgtcctgcgtGTCCACTTTGGGCAGCATCTgccagcagttgaggcaagggcagtttcttgcctagtggctaactttgccacaaatgaaagcaaactccatatggaaattctttgatgtccatcatcgttttttgaagtaaattggtgctgccaagagcagatgtgtgttactgtcatgaaaagctttatgttattaaaacatcaaaATCCTATATTCTCTatgtctctgaagtgtttgaagatcatctgtctatttaaaatatgtctttgaTTGaccttaacatgactataagtttgatttttttttttttttccgagacagggtttctctgtgtagctttgcgccttccctggaactcacttggtagcccaggctggccttgaactcacagcgatccacctggctctgcctcccgagtgctgggattaaaggcgtgcgccaccaccgcccggcttaagtttgattgttatcgATGACTAACACTACTAATCTGCATTTCCTTACTATCCTAAATacctttcaaggactagaactttacattacatttttaaatgagctacataggtacaataccttaagcaagaaatagaaacatataatacaacataacaaaaataaccttaaattgtttaacaatatacaaaaatatcttaaacaagagtagaaacatatatacagtgtaacaaaaataaccttagatttgtataaatatacaaaaataaaatatttgagaccagtagttgcttttttagtttgaaggtagattcagtaatctatccttttatcctatcatttctatatctctcccttttcttttcagaatgagattcctgaatctaatttcctttgcttagtttcttccttgaccatgaccaataacaggATGTTTCGTattagactttttgtttgttttgtttttgagatagggtctcactatgtcaccctggatgtcctggaacttgctatgttgatcaggttggtcttgaactcacagagatcttcctgcctctgcctcttgagtgctgggattaaattcatGTGCCACACTCCTGGCTAGTACTGGACTTCTTCATGTATTCCAACTAGATACTCAGATGTACAGGAAATTATTAGTTAGTGTATACATAGAGGTAAGTAAGAAAATTCCTATTTCATGGAAGATTATGTCTCATGTACACTGGAGTCCTCAGTCATTGCTATCCTGGATGGCAGTGGAAAGCAGGAAGCTCATTGAAAGTCCATTGAGTGGAACATTCATTCATCAGTCCTTGGAGAGGTTCATAACATCAAAACGATTATGGTGAACACAGTCTCAGGAACTCACCCTTCTCCCTTGGCCTCATGCCTCCTTAATTTCATAGCCTCTGTGAGTCATGCAGCCAGGGATCCTCTCAGGAATTCCTAACCAAAGATCTGGAAGTGGCTTCTAAGTGCCAACTGCATTCCCAAGACTGGCCCAGGCCACCTTTATTGCTCTGGGAAGTCCTAACCAAGTCCTGAAAAGATTATTTAGACCCTAGCCTTTCTACTATGCTGCAGGATGTAGAAatgtgaagtaggaattcagctgactgtGACAAAGCTATCACCTGGAAAAGTCATGGAtttctccagaggaagccaaggctcaaggagtactggtgttatttggctttttgaatataccagctgttttctgctatgaatttcatgtATGCTATTATAGCTTCCCCAGTTAATTCTTTTCCTAAGAACTTCTAAACAGTGTGGATTGATTATTCCTTGGGCATACACAACTAAGGTGTTTGGATAAAGTCACAAAGACAaggctttctgcttcttctcttaAGTATTAGAATTCAGATGTCTGCCTTCTGCAATTATCTCCTTTAGCAAGCACACAAAGCCAGGGCCAGCTCCAGACAAAAGCATCCAAGGACAAATAGCAGACAGAATAAGCTCTCCAGACCACCTGCtggtctcctgaattaaggtacaTATCCATACGGAGACACTGCCTAGGCCAGGTGGATGTTAGGTACATAGCTTTGCTTCCTGTGCAAATTAATCTCAAACCCCCTCTTTCTCTCACAGCCCTAGTGGCACCTTTAGACTTCCCCTCAAGcaacttacttagaacaaaaggaCTTTTTCATACCAGGTGCTTCAAGCTGTAAAGCAAGTAAGTTACCAAGCTATCCAGTGCTCTTcccctgccctgccagaaaatggtgacataggaaaaaaaaaggtggttTTATTTTAGTGACTCATAGATTCTtctacctaaccacttctaagattgtagtttgagcaAGTTCATGATAAACTCTTAACATTTCACCTAACCACTTCaaagaatatagtttgagcacataagtTCCCTTTCTGATTTATTAACTGATTCCAGCCCTTAATTGACTCCACCTCCTTtattcactccccttttgggttgtaaatgaAGCTGACTATCACTGCTCTTGTGGGGATCTTGAAAGCCTTGCATTGTATTGTAAAAAGAGTTGCTGCTTGGAAGGTATGTAGACTAGTTCCCAAAGAGAAGTGGCAAATTTtgtctcagaagaataaagtgaatggactaaagagctcagtgGACTTAGATTCATTCCCTAAGATTATTTCTCCCATTAGTTAGCATCTCTTCTGGAAACTCTGGGGATAGACTattaggggctggaccccaacagTCTTTGTTACTACTATGCAACTACacttgactctgtgtgtgtgtgtgtgtgtgtgtgtgtgtgtgtgtgtgtgtgtgtgtgtgttatggagcCTGTTGGAGGGCAAAGGTTTGATCCTCCATACCAGGATATACAAAACCCTTTCAGATATATGGATTGGCAATACAGCTTCAAGCTTCAAGCTTTGACTGATGTAGGGTGAGAGTTTCAGATCCATTTTTTGATTGTGGAAACTCAGAGGCCTGACTTTTCGTTTCTTGAGCAAAGAGTGTTGGAACCAAGTCCATGGCCTAACTCAAACATCACAGAAATGGGACAGTAGTAACTGAGGCTCCTGTGAGGACATTGCAGATAAAGTCCTCAACAAAGTGAGGCATGCAGGAACTTCCCT
This genomic interval carries:
- the LOC131908756 gene encoding 1,25-dihydroxyvitamin D(3) 24-hydroxylase, mitochondrial isoform X2 is translated as MSCPIDKRRSLIAFLSRLRDLGQPPKPVTSKACTPRAPKEVPLCPLVTSGQSRDATSLPGPTNWPLLGSLLEILWKGGLKKQHDTLAEYHKKYGQIFRMKLGSFDSVHLGSPSLLEALYRTESAYPQRLEIKPWKAYRDHRNEGYGLLILEGREWQRVRSAFQKKLMKPVEIMKLDNKINEVLADFMGRIDELCDEGGRIRDLYSELNKWSFESICLVLYEKRFGLLQKDAEEEALTFITAIKTMMNTFGKMMVTPVELHKNLNTKVWQAHTLAWDTIFRSVKPCIDNRLEKYSQQPDTDFLCDIYHHNHLSKKELYAAVTELQLAAVETTANSLMWILYNLSRNPQVQQRLLLEIQSVLPGNQAPRAEDLRNMPYLKACVKESMRLTPSIPFTSRTLDKPTVLGEYTLPKGIIQKYKIVATDDEPVEMLHLGIMVPSREIPIAFCPR
- the LOC131908756 gene encoding 1,25-dihydroxyvitamin D(3) 24-hydroxylase, mitochondrial isoform X1: MSCPIDKRRSLIAFLSRLRDLGQPPKPVTSKACTPRAPKEVPLCPLVTSGQSRDATSLPGPTNWPLLGSLLEILWKGGLKKQHDTLAEYHKKYGQIFRMKLGSFDSVHLGSPSLLEALYRTESAYPQRLEIKPWKAYRDHRNEGYGLLILEGREWQRVRSAFQKKLMKPVEIMKLDNKINEVLADFMGRIDELCDEGGRIRDLYSELNKWSFESICLVLYEKRFGLLQKDAEEEALTFITAIKTMMNTFGKMMVTPVELHKNLNTKVWQAHTLAWDTIFRSVKPCIDNRLEKYSQQPDTDFLCDIYHHNHLSKKELYAAVTELQLAAVETTANSLMWILYNLSRNPQVQQRLLLEIQSVLPGNQAPRAEDLRNMPYLKACVKESMRLTPSIPFTSRTLDKPTVLGEYTLPKGTVLMLNTQVLGSSEDNFEDSKHFKPERWLQKEKKINPFAHLPFGLGKRMCIGRRLAELQLHLALCWIIQKYKIVATDDEPVEMLHLGIMVPSREIPIAFCPR